Proteins encoded together in one Solanum lycopersicum chromosome 7, SLM_r2.1 window:
- the LOC101245373 gene encoding calmodulin-binding protein 60 D — MQTRYMERTKSMKRSLEGDDEQPPERKRPALASVIVEALKVDSLQKLCSSLEPILRRVVSEEVERALAKLGPARIAGRSSPKRIEGPDGSNLQLQFRSRLSLPLFTGGKVEGEHGAAIHVVLIDTTTGHLVTAGPESCIKLDVVVLEGDFNNEEDEGWTQEEFDGHVVKEREGKRPLLTGDLQITLKEGVGTLGDLTFTDNSSWIRSRKFRLGMKVASGYCEGVRIREAKTEAFTVKDHRGELYKKHYPPALNDDVWRLEKIGKDGSFHKRLNKAGIFTVEDFLRLVVRDPQKLRSILGSGMSNKMWEALIEHAKTCVLSGKLYVYYSDDSRNVGVVFNNIYELNGLIAGEQYYSADSLSDSQKVYVDSLVKKAYDNWNQVVEYDGKSFLNIKQNQNPSSSRNELPVGPVDYPNTLVNQLPQSRHPVPVQSEQSSMDPNLLIGGSGYNDNMVARMPTQSPMMNSNSRSQFESTPFAPQHQITSSHQLQSTRYDNNVGLALGPPQSSSFQTITSSLPQTNLNPFDDWSHNRDKGVDEFLSEEEIRMRSNEILENDDMQHLLRLFSMGGHGSVNVPEDGYGFPSFMPSPSPSFSYDEDRTRPGKAVVGWLKIKAAMRWGFFVRKKAAERRAQLVELDDE, encoded by the exons ATGCAGACTAGGTATATGGAGAGGACAAAATCTATGAAGAGGAGCTTGGAGGGTGATGATGAACAGCCTCCTGAGCGTAAAAGACCTGCTTTAGCTAG TGTTATTGTGGAAGCTCTCAAGGTGGATAGTCTTCAAAAGCTCTGCTCATCTTTGGAACCGATTCTTCGGAGAGTT GTTAGTGAAGAGGTGGAACGAGCATTGGCTAAGTTAGGCCCTGCCAGAATTGCTGGAAG GTCATCTCCTAAGAGAATTGAAGGGCCCGATGGAAGTAACTTGCAGCTTCAGTTTAGGTCTAGGCTATCTTTGCCTCTGTTCACTGGAGGCAAAGTAGAAGGAGAGCATGGTGCTGCTATCCATGTTGTCTTAATTGACACAACTACTGGCCATCTTGTGACTGCTGGTCCTGAATCATGTATAAAACTGGACGTTGTTGTGCTAGAAGGTGATTTCaacaatgaagaagatgaaggatGGACACAAGAAGAATTTGACGGTCATGTTGTTAAAGAGCGTGAAGGAAAGAGACCTCTTTTAACTGGTGACTTGCAAATTACACTCAAGGAAGGCGTTGGAACTTTGGGGGATCTCACATTTACAGACAATTCAAGTTGGATAAGGAGCAGGAAGTTCAGACTTGGCATGAAAGTTGCTTCTGGATATTGTGAAGGAGTACGCATACGAGAAGCCAAGACTGAGGCTTTCACTGTTAAAGATCACCGTGGAGAAT TGTACAAGAAACATTATCCACCAGCTCTAAATGATGATGTCTGGAGATTGGAGAAGATTGGCAAGGATGGTTCTTTCCACAAGAGGCTAAACAAGGCCGGGATATTTACTGTTGAAGACTTCCTTAGGCTTGTGGTCCGAGACCCACAGAAACTAAGAAGT ATCCTTGGAAGCGGTATGTCAAATAAGATGTGGGAGGCTCTAATAGAGCATGCAAAGACCTGTGTCTTGAGTGGGAAGCTTTATGTCTATTATTCTGATGATTCGAGGAACGTTGGTGTTGTTTTCAACAATATTTATGAGCTGAATGGCCTTATAGCTGGTGAACAATACTATTCGGCAGATTCACTTTCAGACAGCCAGAAg GTATACGTAGATTCTTTGGTCAAGAAGGCATATGATAATTGGAATCAAGTCGTTGAATATGATGGCAAGTCATTTCTGAACATCAagcaaaatcaaaatccaaGCTCTTCTAGGAACGAGCTTCCTGTTGGGCCAGTGGATTACCCCAACACCTTGGTTAATCAGCTTCCGCAGTCACGCCATCCTGTTCCAGTTCAATCCGAGCAATCTTCTATGGATCCCAACTTGCTAATTGGAG GTTCAGGTTACAATGACAACATGGTTGCTAGGATGCCTACCCAAAGTCCTATGATGAATTCTAATTCCCGCTCACAGTTTGAGAGCACTCCATTTGCGCCTCAGCACCAAATAACCAGCAGTCATCAGCTCCAGAGTACGAGATATGACAACAATGTTGGCCTGGCTCTTGGTCCTCCACAATCATCTTCATTCCAGACAATTACCTCATCTCTCCCACAAACCAATCTTAATCCTTTTGATGATTGGTCGCACAACAGGGACAAGGGAGTTGACGAATTCTTGTCTGAGGAGGAAATTCGAATGAGAAGCAATGAAATTCTTGAGAATGATGATATGCAACATTTGCTAAGACTTTTCAGCATGGGAGGCCATGGTTCTGTAAATGTGCCTGAAGATGGATATGGTTTCCCATCTTTCATGCCTTCGCCATCTCCTAGTTTCAGTTATGATGAAGACCGCACACGGCCAGGAAAAGCTGTTGTTGGTTGGCTGAAAATTAAGGCTGCAATGAGGTGGGGGTTCTTTGTGCGGAAGAAGGCAGCTGAGAGGCGTGCACAGCTCGTGGAACTGGATGATGAATAA
- the LOC104648245 gene encoding NAC transcription factor 56-like, producing the protein MENHNTSLTNNESKDNLISANHINELPISAVFSNKDSNGDQIMSPEDVEALMNKFPPGFRFHPTDYELIKHYLERKLANLPLHPNKIYELNIYKYEPDTIAAQLKPTTTENIWYVFTPRDRKYPNGERPDRCTWNGYWKATGIDKIIVDDDNISKIGSRRALVYYIGKPPNGKKTDWIMHEYMIPKITIPNSSTPRNPKLDEWVLCKFYNRNDVITSGSTRRKRKRGDHDPIIDEVHQDSVRNSFTNFNNNDNHAVMLSEGTSLGNDPTSYFNYNYNHATMFFQGTDQDSMGNDPTNYDNNYNHAMTLHPQVHMEVPTLPQCPNMPFLSNYQNYVSDHFNDYSIVDPPLPLRIEPTPTNNSIEHDYTMNNEGVGGDYGEYSEVHDQYYVSDQYIVDNYESQYDTNNFVNGETTTSNNFVNGETTTTSNNFVNGETTTSNNFVNGETTTTSNNFVNGETTNSNNFANGETTNSDNYETNTSNNFVNGETSTSKEDS; encoded by the exons ATGGAAAACCATAACACATCTCTTACAAACAATGAGTCcaaagataatttaattagtgCTAATCATATAAATGAGCTCCCAATTAGTGCTGTGTTTAGTAACAAGGATAGTAATGGTGATCAAATTATGTCACCTGAAGATGTTGAAGCTTTGATGAACAAATTTCCTCCAGGTTTTCGATTTCATCCTACGGATTATGAGCTAATTAAACATTATTTGGAGAGGAAGCTTGCTAATTTGCCTTTGCATCCCAATAAGATCTATGAGTTGAATATTTACAAGTATGAGCCCGACACGATTGCTG CACAACTTAAGCCTACGACAACGGAGAACATATGGTATGTTTTTACTCCAAGAGATCGCAAATACCCAAATGGAGAAAGGCCAGATAGATGTACTTGGAATGGGTACTGGAAAGCAACTGGAATAGATAAAATTATAGTTGATGATGATAACATTAGTAAAATTGGATCAAGAAGAGCTTTAGTTTACTATATTGGAAAGCCACCAAATGGGAAAAAAACTGATTGGATTATGCATGAATATATGATTCCTAAAATCACAATTCCAAATAGTTCGACACCAAGAAATCCAAAG TTGGATGAATGGGTTTTGTGTAAGTTTTACAATAGAAATGATGTGATTACTAGTGGTTCCACAAGAAGGAAGAGAAAGAGGGGAGATCATGATCCAATTATCGATGAAGTTCATCAAGACTCTGTCAGAAACAGCTTCACAAACTTCAATAACAACGACAATCATGCAGTTATGTTATCAGAGGGTACAAGTCTTGGAAACGACCCCACAAGCTACTTCAATTACAACTACAATCATGCAACGATGTTTTTTCAGGGTACAGATCAGGATTCTATGGGAAACGATCCCACAAACTATGATAACAACTACAATCATGCAATGACATTGCACCCTCAAGTTCACATGGAGGTTCCTACCTTACCTCAATGCCCTAACATGCCATTCTTGTCTAACTATCAAAATTATGTATCTGATCACTTCAATGATTATAGTATTGTCGATCCCCCTTTGCCTTTGAGGATTGAACCTACACCTACCAACAACTCAATCGAACATGATTACACCATGAACAATGAAGGTGTTGGAGGTGATTATGGTGAGTATTCTGAAGTACATGACCAATATTATGTATCTGATCAGTACATCGTGGATAATTATGAGTCACAATATGACACGAACAACTTTGTCAATGGTGAGACTACTACCTCAAACAACTTTGTCAATGGTGAGACTACTACTACCTCGAACAACTTTGTCAATGGTGAGACTACTACCTCAAACAACTTTGTCAATGGTGAGACTACTACTACCTCGAACAACTTTGTCAATGGTGAGACTACTAACTCAAACAACTTCGCCAATGGTGAGACTACTAACTCTGACAATTATGAGACTAATACCTCGAACAACTTTGTCAATGGTGAGACTAGTACGTCGAAGGAAGATAGCTAA
- the LOC101254707 gene encoding xyloglucan endotransglucosylase protein 7-like produces MALFSSRNSSRSRSSLPYLVFLLIAAFFVFKVDILISQSFSSARRNLEKTPNRIVVNPQKSSEERVVDSLPVVLVNGTFDQHIMISWGDDRGKILENGELLTLSLDKKSGSGFQSKKEYLFAKIDMQIKLVPGNSAGTVTTFYLSSQGNKHDEIDFEFLGNSTGNPYTLHTNVFSLGKGNREQQFFLWFDPTADYHTYSILWNSKCIIFYVDDIPIREYKNPERLGLSYLKYQPMRLYSSLWNADDWATQGGRIKTNWELAPFVASYKNFTYEACIYSRLTSSSSCDIDSPTPINNAWLTYELDRTSRVRMKALQKKHMIYDYCNDKWRFPKGPAPECKLLQ; encoded by the exons ATGGcattattttcatcaagaaaTTCATCAAGATCTAGGTCCTCTCTTCCATATTTGGTGTTTCTCTTAATTGCTGCCTTTTTTGTCTTCAAG GTAGATATACTCATATCTCAGTCTTTTAGTTCAGCCCGTCGCAACCTGGAAAAAACTCCTAATCGTATCGTTGTGAACCCCCAAAAATCATCGGAAGAACGTGTTGTTGACag CCTCCCTGTAGTTTTAGTAAATGGTACATTTGACCAGCATATTATGATATCATGGGGAGATGACAGAGGAAAAATACTTGAAAATGGAGAGCTTTTAACACTCTCCTTAGACAAGAAGTCTGGATCAGGCTTTCAGTCTAAAAAAGAGTACCTCTTTGCTAAAATTGATATGCAAATTAAGCTCGTCCCTGGAAACTCTGCTGGCACTGTTACTACGTTTTAC CTATCATCACAAGGGAACAAGCATGATGAAATAGATTTTGAATTCTTGGGGAATTCAACAGGGAACCCTTATACTCTTCATACAAATGTTTTTAGTCTAGGCAAAGGCAATAGggaacaacaattcttcttgtGGTTTGATCCAACTGCAGATTATCACACATATTCAATCCTATGGAATTCTAAATGTATTAT AttctatgttgatgatataCCAATTAGAGAATACAAAAATCCAGAGAGACTTGGtctttcatatttaaaataccAACCAATGAGACTATACTCAAGTCTATGGAACGCAGATGATTGGGCTACACAAGGTGGTCGTATCAAAACCAATTGGGAACTAGCACCTTTTGTAGCGTCCTACAAAAATTTCACATATGAAGCTTGTATTTATTCAAGATTAACTAGCTCATCTTCATGTGATATCGACTCTCCAACTCCTATCAACAACGCTTGGTTAACATATGAGTTAGATCGAACAAGTCGTGTTAGAATGAAAGCTTTGCAGAAAAAACATATGATTTATGATTATTGCAACGATAAATGGAGATTTCCTAAAGGTCCTGCTCCTGAATGCAAGCTTCTTCAATAa
- the LOC101245668 gene encoding xyloglucan endotransglucosylase/hydrolase protein 24-like — MASLVLCLVILAFCSLHYSLASNNFNQDFDVTWGDGRAKVLNNGKLLTLSLDKVSGSGVKSKKEYLFGRIDMQLKLVRGNSAGTVTTYYLSSQGSTHDEIDFEFLGNLSGDPYIVHTNVYTQGKGDKEQQFYLWFDPTADFHTYSILWNPQTIIFYVDGTPIRVFKNMESSGVPYPNKQPMRVYASLWNADDWATRGGLVKTNWSNAPFIAYFRNFKDNNACIWEFGKSSCTNSTKSWFYHELDSTSQARLQWVQKNYMVYNYCNDINRFPRGLPLECAFNSTTN; from the exons ATGGCTTCCTTAGTTCTTTGTTTGGTCATTTTGGCATTTTGCTCTTTACATTATAGTTTGGCTTCTAATAATTTCAATCAAGATTTTGATGTTACATGGGGAGATGGTAGGGCAAAAGTTTTAAACAATGGCAAACTTCTTACTCTTTCCCTTGACAAAGTTTCTGGCTCCGGTGTTAAATCCAAGAAAGAATATTTGTTTGGAAGGATTGATATGCAACTTAAGCTCGTACGTGGAAATTCAGCTGGTACAGTTACTACATATTAT TTATCATCACAAGGGTCAACACATGATGAGATAGATTTTGAATTCTTGGGAAACCTTAGTGGAGATCCTTATATTGTTCATACAAATGTGTATACTCAAGGCAAAGGTGATAAGGAACAACAATTCTACTTATGGTTTGATCCCACTGCTGATTTTCATACCTACTCCATTCTTTGGAATCCACAAACAATTAT attttaTGTGGATGGCACACCAATAAGAGTGTTCAAAAACATGGAGTCAAGTGGAGTACCTTACCCAAATAAACAACCTATGAGAGTCTATGCAAGTTTATGGAATGCAGATGATTGGGCCACAAGGGGTGGCCTTGTTAAAACAAATTGGTCCAATGCTCCATTCATAGcttattttagaaatttcaaagaCAATAATGCTTGTATTTGGGAATTTGGAAAATCATCATGCACAAATTCAACAAAGTCATGGTTCTATCATGAACTTGATTCTACAAGCCAAGCTAGGTTACAATGGGTGCAAAAGAACTATATGGTTTATAATTATTGTAATGATATTAATAGGTTCCCTCGAGGCCTTCCTCTAGAGTGCGCTTTCAACTCTACGACTAATTAA